The Mesorhizobium koreense genome includes a window with the following:
- a CDS encoding branched-chain amino acid ABC transporter permease, with product MPVELYLNVAVSGLLTGLIYGLSALGLSVIFGVIRIVNFAHGEIMVMGMFATLMLFRHLGIDPLYCVPIVAAALFAFGYLLQDLVVRRIVHLPDYMQFLLMAAIAVMIVSLCLMIFGPDAQGVQVAYAYDSFQIGPLLVDKVRIYAGIAALVVSGLLFAFFRYTDTGKAIRACGDNQTGALVVGLNVRRLFALTFGIGTACLGAAGAILVLLIDVHPYLGPSYTLLAFIIVIIGGLGSLPGALLGGLLIGVSEALAGLVFQPSMKSAVSFGLLILVLLLRPQGLLGKEVR from the coding sequence GTGCCCGTCGAGCTTTATCTCAACGTCGCCGTCAGCGGTTTGCTGACCGGCCTCATCTACGGGCTTTCCGCGCTCGGCCTGTCGGTTATTTTCGGTGTCATCCGCATCGTCAATTTTGCCCATGGCGAGATCATGGTGATGGGCATGTTCGCGACGCTGATGCTGTTCCGGCATCTCGGCATCGACCCGCTCTATTGCGTGCCGATCGTTGCAGCGGCGCTGTTCGCCTTCGGCTATCTCCTGCAGGACCTCGTCGTGCGCCGCATCGTGCACCTGCCGGATTACATGCAGTTTCTCCTGATGGCGGCGATCGCGGTCATGATCGTCAGCCTCTGCCTGATGATCTTCGGGCCGGACGCGCAGGGCGTGCAGGTCGCCTATGCCTACGATTCCTTCCAGATCGGCCCTCTGCTGGTCGACAAGGTCCGCATCTATGCCGGGATCGCCGCGCTCGTCGTTTCCGGCCTGCTCTTCGCATTCTTCCGCTACACGGATACGGGCAAGGCGATCCGCGCCTGCGGCGACAACCAGACCGGCGCGCTGGTGGTGGGGCTGAACGTCCGCCGCCTCTTCGCGCTCACTTTCGGCATCGGCACGGCCTGCCTGGGTGCCGCCGGCGCGATCCTCGTGCTGCTGATCGACGTGCACCCCTATCTCGGTCCGTCCTATACGCTGCTTGCCTTCATCATCGTCATCATCGGCGGGCTCGGCAGCTTGCCCGGCGCGCTGCTCGGCGGCCTCCTGATCGGTGTCTCCGAGGCGCTGGCGGGGCTCGTCTTCCAGCCCTCGATGAAAAGCGCGGTTTCCTTCGGGCTCCTGATCCTCGTTCTCCTGCTTCGGCCGCAGGGCCTGCTCGGCAAGGAAGTGCGATGA
- a CDS encoding ABC transporter ATP-binding protein gives MSARHSASLKVEGLTRRFSGLTAVDNVSFEVPPGAIHALIGPNGAGKTTTFNMIAGALKPTSGDVSLDGHSLVGKRPDEICRAGVGRTFQVVRPFKDITVTDNVAVGALSWTNDMAAARRYALDMLELLGLADKRNALPGSITLPDRKCLEVARALATKPKLLLLDEVMAGLRPTETDRMVATFRRLNEETGVTIVLIEHVMRAVMALSHHVVVLNYGKVIAAGTPEEVTRNPDVLACYLGAEELS, from the coding sequence ATGAGTGCTCGCCACTCCGCTTCACTCAAGGTCGAGGGGCTGACGCGGCGCTTCAGCGGGCTGACTGCCGTCGACAACGTCTCCTTCGAGGTGCCGCCCGGCGCCATCCATGCGCTGATCGGCCCGAACGGCGCCGGCAAGACGACGACCTTCAACATGATCGCCGGCGCGCTCAAACCGACGAGCGGCGACGTCTCTCTCGACGGGCATTCGCTGGTCGGCAAGCGACCGGACGAGATCTGCCGCGCCGGCGTCGGCCGTACCTTCCAGGTGGTGCGTCCGTTCAAGGATATCACGGTCACCGACAATGTCGCTGTCGGCGCGCTCTCATGGACGAACGACATGGCGGCGGCGCGGCGCTACGCGCTCGACATGCTCGAACTGCTCGGTCTCGCCGACAAGCGTAACGCACTGCCGGGCAGCATCACCCTTCCCGACCGCAAATGCCTGGAGGTGGCGCGCGCGTTGGCGACGAAGCCGAAGCTCCTGCTTCTCGACGAGGTGATGGCCGGCCTGCGTCCGACCGAGACCGATCGCATGGTCGCGACCTTCCGCCGGCTGAACGAGGAGACCGGCGTCACCATCGTCCTGATCGAGCATGTCATGCGGGCAGTGATGGCGCTGTCGCATCATGTCGTGGTGCTCAACTACGGCAAGGTGATCGCCGCGGGCACGCCGGAGGAGGTGACGCGCAATCCGGACGTGCTCGCCTGCTATCTCGGCGCCGAGGAGCTTTCCTGA
- a CDS encoding branched-chain amino acid ABC transporter permease: protein MIARLTDGLPPRALALLAAFAVVMAVAPFFASDYVLSVLIISLYFAFVGQAWNLMLGFAGQLSLGHALFVGIGAYTSAALFTHFGVSPWAGVIAAVALSTLMGCVIGYLGFRFSIRGVYFALLTIAFAEFTGIMVDNSAWLGGSAGLFLPVKNAGSIDFLNLRGPPILFYYLILILTGGALVLCRFLLNSKLGLYWQAIRDDQEAAEAAGVPLFRYKMIAVAISSALTGIAGVWYAFYYNNLFPESTFATGRSVELILGTVVGGVGTLFGPILGALILTPLGELLTELTSGLQIDGIKTFFWGFCVVAIVLFRPSGVWPWLAGLLKLDGRSANGGGR, encoded by the coding sequence ATGATCGCGCGGCTGACGGACGGGTTGCCGCCGCGCGCGCTGGCGCTGCTCGCGGCTTTCGCGGTTGTGATGGCCGTCGCCCCCTTCTTCGCCAGCGACTATGTGCTGAGCGTCTTGATCATCTCGCTCTATTTCGCCTTTGTCGGGCAGGCCTGGAACCTGATGCTCGGCTTCGCCGGGCAATTGTCGCTCGGCCATGCGCTTTTCGTCGGCATCGGCGCCTATACGAGCGCGGCGCTCTTCACCCATTTCGGCGTCAGCCCGTGGGCCGGCGTGATCGCGGCGGTGGCGCTTTCCACGCTGATGGGCTGCGTCATCGGCTATCTCGGTTTTCGTTTCTCGATTCGCGGCGTCTATTTCGCGCTGCTCACTATCGCGTTTGCCGAATTCACCGGCATCATGGTCGACAACTCAGCCTGGCTCGGCGGATCGGCGGGGCTCTTCCTGCCGGTGAAGAACGCCGGCAGCATCGACTTCCTCAATCTGCGCGGCCCGCCGATCCTGTTCTACTACCTGATCCTGATCCTGACCGGCGGAGCGCTGGTGCTCTGCCGCTTCCTGCTCAACAGCAAGCTCGGCCTCTACTGGCAGGCGATCCGCGACGACCAGGAGGCCGCGGAGGCTGCCGGCGTGCCGCTCTTCCGCTATAAGATGATCGCGGTGGCGATCTCGTCCGCGCTGACCGGCATCGCCGGCGTCTGGTACGCCTTCTACTACAACAACCTCTTCCCCGAATCGACCTTCGCCACCGGACGCTCGGTCGAACTCATCCTCGGCACGGTCGTCGGAGGTGTGGGCACGCTGTTCGGACCGATCCTCGGCGCGCTCATCCTCACCCCGCTCGGCGAACTGCTGACCGAACTCACCTCGGGGCTCCAGATCGACGGCATCAAGACCTTCTTCTGGGGCTTTTGCGTCGTCGCCATCGTGCTCTTCCGGCCGTCCGGCGTGTGGCCGTGGCTGGCGGGACTCCTGAAGCTCGACGGCCGCAGCGCGAACGGAGGCGGACGATGA
- a CDS encoding ABC transporter ATP-binding protein has translation MLEVDGIDVFYGDARALDGVSITIEPGVIVAIVGANGAGKTSLIRTIAGMQKPASGHIRFKGTDIAGWPTYKVCDLGIGQVAEGRQIFPSMTVTENLETGAMLPRARAGKARNLDHVYQMFPRLAERRTQAAGTLSGGEQQMLAIGRCLMGSPELIMFDEPSLGLAPALVHDVLQSIVDLNREGITCVLVEQNVAVSLKLAKHAYVLENGRVTLSGSGEALLADDRVRQAYLGL, from the coding sequence ATGCTGGAGGTCGACGGCATCGACGTCTTCTACGGCGACGCGCGGGCGCTCGACGGCGTGTCGATCACGATCGAGCCCGGCGTGATCGTCGCTATCGTCGGAGCGAACGGCGCCGGCAAGACCTCGCTCATCCGCACCATAGCCGGAATGCAGAAGCCGGCCAGCGGCCATATCCGCTTCAAGGGAACCGACATCGCCGGCTGGCCGACCTACAAGGTCTGCGATCTCGGCATCGGCCAGGTGGCCGAGGGAAGGCAGATATTCCCCTCCATGACGGTCACCGAGAACCTCGAAACGGGAGCCATGCTGCCGCGCGCCCGCGCCGGCAAGGCACGCAATCTCGACCATGTCTACCAGATGTTCCCCCGGCTCGCGGAGCGCAGGACGCAGGCCGCCGGGACCCTCTCGGGCGGCGAGCAGCAGATGCTCGCCATCGGCCGCTGCCTTATGGGCAGCCCCGAACTCATCATGTTCGACGAGCCGTCGCTGGGTCTGGCGCCGGCGCTGGTGCACGACGTGCTGCAGTCGATCGTCGACCTCAACCGCGAGGGCATCACCTGCGTGCTGGTCGAGCAGAACGTGGCCGTCTCGCTAAAACTCGCCAAACACGCCTATGTGCTGGAGAATGGGCGCGTGACGCTGTCCGGCAGTGGAGAAGCGCTCCTCGCAGACGACCGGGTCAGACAGGCCTATCTGGGGCTGTAG